Proteins from a genomic interval of Zingiber officinale cultivar Zhangliang chromosome 2A, Zo_v1.1, whole genome shotgun sequence:
- the LOC122042130 gene encoding ureide permease 1-like produces the protein MYVIEDKGGAIALMLAALFFLGTWPAVLTLLERRGRLPQHTYLDYSITNLLAAVFIALTFGQIGESKPNMPNFFTQLTQDNWPSILFAMAGGIVLSLGNLATQYAWAFVGLSVTEVITCSITVVIGTTLNYFLDDRINKAEILFPGVGCFLIAVCLGSAVHSSNAADNNKKLSDSSSNYKIKTSNVGEQEVNKDIRVKDSTNKDIEDGVSGVSNSYINTERAKAGTAEFLIELENRRSIKVFGSKTILGLGIVFFAGICFSLFSPAVNLATNDQWHLLEQGVPHLVVYTAFFYFSISCFVVGIGLNIWFLYKPVLGLPRSSFKAYLNDWNGRHWALLAGLLCGFGNGFQFMGGQAAGYAAADAVQALPLVSTFWGIILFGEYRKSSKKTYSLLVSMLSMFIIAVGVLMASSGHRRH, from the exons ATGTATGTCATTGAAGATAAGGGAGGTGCCATCGCCCTCATGTTGGCGGCGCTGTTCTTCCTCGGCACATGGCCTGCCGTCTTGACTCTTCTGGAACGAAGAGGCCGCCTTCCACAGCACACTTACCTCGATTATTCCATCACCAATCTCCTGGCGGCGGTGTTCATCGCATTGACCTTCGGGCAGATTGGAGAAAGCAAACCCAACATGCCCAATTTCTTCACCCAACTGACGCAG GACAACTGGCCTTCGATCTTGTTTGCGATGGCAGGTGGAATTGTTCTTAGTCTTGGAAATCTTGCTACTCAGTATGCCTGGGCGTTTGTTGGTCTTTCGGTTACTGAAGTCATTACTTGTAGTATAACTGTAGTTATAG GAACAACTTTGAACTATTTTCTCGACGATCGAATCAATAAAGCTGAGATACTTTTCCCTGGAGTTGGTTGCTTTCTCATTGCTGTCTGTCTTGGTTCTGCTGTTCATTCATCAAATGCAGCTGATAACAACAAGAAGCTCAGTGATTCATCAAGCAACTACAAGATTAAAACTAG TAATGTAGGAGAGCAAGAAGTAAACAAGGATATTCGAGTGAAAG ATTCTACTAATAAGGACATTGAGGATGGAGTTTCTGGTGTTTCAAATTCATACATCAACACTGAGAGAGCAAAAGCTGGGACAGCAGAATTCCTCATCGAGCTTGAAAATCGAAGATCGATCAAG GTGTTTGGTTCCAAAACAATACTAGGCCTTGGCATAGTGTTCTTTGCTGGCATTTGCTTCTCGCTCTTCTCTCCGGCGGTTAACTTGGCAACCAACGATCAGTGGCACTTGCTGGAACAAGGGGTGCCGCACCTCGTGGTTTACACTGCATTCTTCTATTTCTCCATCTCATGCTTTGTTGTCGGCATTGGATTGAACATATGGTTCCTGTACAAGCCTGTTCTTGGCCTTCCAAGGTCATCTTTCAAAGCTTATTTGAACGACTGGAACGGAAGGCATTGGGCTCTTTTGGCAGGTCTACTTTGTGGCTTTGGGAATGGCTTTCAATTCATGGGTGGGCAAGCCGCCGGATACGCAGCAGCTGATGCCGTGCAG GCCTTGCCGCTTGTGAGCACATTttggggcataatcctatttggAGAGTACAGGAAGTCATCAAAGAAGACTTACTCGCTGCTAGTGAGCATGTTGTCTATGTTTATCATTGCTGTTGGTGTTCTAATGGCTTCATCTGGGCATAGAAGGCATTGA
- the LOC122042131 gene encoding glycine-rich RNA-binding protein 2, mitochondrial-like, which produces MAFANKIGNLLKKSVKSSPSLFQAIRCMSSSKLFVGGLSYGTDDQSLREAFTNYGEVVEARVILDRETGRSRGFGFVTFTSSEEASFAITGMDGKDLHGRIVRVNYAHERTGGFRGGYGGGGYGGGGYGGGGGGYGGGGGYGAGGNYGAGGGGYGGGGASTYSGGNYNTGSGTAAGNYGSSGYGGGNGGSGREFDRTNAGTNYGVAGGVGGIDNYQIDGSSGGGNGGYGGNSGLYGRGSDDSTFGKSTSRGFDSTKFSSELNSNNGGSYSDGNNEDDLLDDKFKDDDDDDEPDDYAKRG; this is translated from the exons ATGGCTTTTGCGAATAAAATTGGAAATCTCTTAAAGAAATCCGtgaaatccagtccatcattatTTCAAGCAATACGATGCATGTCATCTTCCAAACTTTTTGTTGGAG GACTTTCATATGGCACTGATGATCAGAGTTTACGTGAAGCATTTACAAATTATGGTGAAGTAGTTGAAG CTAGAGTCATCTTGGACAGGGAAACTGGAAGATCTAGGGGTTTTGGATTTGTGACTTTTACTTCCAGCGAAGAGGCCTCTTTTGCCATAACTGGCATGGATGGGAAG GATCTTCATGGAAGGATAGTTAGGGTAAACTATGCACATGAACGAACTGGTGGATTTCGTGGTGGCTATGGTGGTGGTGGTTACGGCGGTGGTGGTTATGGCGGTGGTGGTGGTGGTTATGGTGGTGGAGGCGGTTATGGAGCTGGAGGCAATTATGGAGCTGGAGGCGGAGGTTATGGAGGTGGCGGTGCAAGTACTTATAGCGGAGGTAACTACAATACTGGGAGTGGCACTGCTGCTGGTAACTACGGAAGCAGTGGTTATGGTGGTGGTAATGGAGGCAGTGGTAGGGAATTCGATCGAACCAATGCTGGTACTAACTATGGAGTTGCTGGGGGTGTTGGTGGCATCGACAATTACCAAATAGATGGCAGCTCTGGTGGAGGCAATGGTGGTTATGGAGGGAACAGTGGGTTGTATGGTCGTGGCAGTGATGACAGCACCTTTGGCAAGAGTACATCCAGAGGATTCGACAGCACCAAGTTCAGCAGTGAACTGAACTCCAACAATGGTGGCAGCTATAGTGATGGCAACAATGAGGATGACTTATTAGATGACAAATTCAAAGATGATGACGACGACGATGAACCAGATGACTATGCCAAGCGAGGGTAA